The stretch of DNA TGCCTCCTCGGCCAATCTATTTGCTTCCGTTTCTATCTTTAATTCCGCGTTTATAATCTCGCCAATAGTTTTTCCAATATAAGGAAATTTTCCTTCTTTTGAAAAAATCGAGCCGATCGATGAACGCATAATATAAGCCATCAACAGCCTAACCTCATCAGCAGTTAAATCTTTAGAATTCTTGATTTGCTCAAATATAGTGTCTTTATTTTTTTCAGTAACTTTAATATTTTTTGTGGGATTTCCACAACCAACCATAAATACTAGTAAACAAATCAACATAAAACCTAACATATTTTTCATCGTTATTTTAATCCCCATCCTTTGCTTATTTCGTACCCCTTCGATTCTTGGGCACAAATTTCATCTAGCTAGAACCAACCCTCTTAATTTCCCAACATCTTGTATTGTACAACATAAATCGGCTTTGGAGCCGGTCCGATCACGCTATTTTGCTTATCAAGATCACAATATATGCTTCCCCCCTTCCTTGCCCCCCTCCCCCAAATAAATAATACTTAATCGCCATGAATATTATTAATTAAACGCTCTTGAAGTCGCAAAGGATTAGTAATAAGATAACTGCCAAACACGCGGCTGGCGCGTATAGGAGAAAAACATGACAAGGAAAACAACTTTAACTATTTTAAGAATTCTCTACCCCATCTGGATGGTTCTGGGCATATTCGGAGTAATTTATGTTCCATCGTTGCTGGTTATCCCAGGCAACTCGACCGCCACTGCTGCCAATATCATCGCTAACGATTTCCTCTTCAGGTCCGGGATAATTGCCAGCTTGCTGACCCAGCTGGCCTTCATCTTTGCGGTCCTTCTTCTTTATAAATTATTCGAGACTGTTAATAAAGACCAGGCATTACTAATGGTAGTTTTAGCCCTTGTCAGCGTCCCGATCGCGATGCTGAGCAGTCTTAATAATGTAGCCGCAATTTATTCTGTGAATCAACCCCAACAAATGATGTTGTTCCTTTCGTTAAATGACCAGGGAGTTCTTATTGCTTCTATTTTTTGGGGACTCTGGCTCTTCCCTTTAGGTTACCTTGTCTATAAATCCGGTTTTTTTCCTAAAGTCATCGGTTGGGCGCTGTTCGTCGGGGGCATGGGTTACACCCTTGGATCATTGCTTAAACTTTTAACC from Candidatus Margulisiibacteriota bacterium encodes:
- a CDS encoding DUF4386 domain-containing protein, with the translated sequence MTRKTTLTILRILYPIWMVLGIFGVIYVPSLLVIPGNSTATAANIIANDFLFRSGIIASLLTQLAFIFAVLLLYKLFETVNKDQALLMVVLALVSVPIAMLSSLNNVAAIYSVNQPQQMMLFLSLNDQGVLIASIFWGLWLFPLGYLVYKSGFFPKVIGWALFVGGMGYTLGSLLKLLTPNLQSIISICEVMTMGEIVFLAWLVIRGAKLNQHI